From a single Candidatus Delongbacteria bacterium genomic region:
- the cas2 gene encoding CRISPR-associated endonuclease Cas2, producing MQIWVIYDIESSKNGDKRRRKIVKEIEKFGLYRVQKSVFCGSIDNNRLEELKLFSEGVADPKLDKVYIFPMCQTDYDNVIMIGQPFDKDLVSDEKSELFF from the coding sequence ATGCAAATATGGGTGATATACGATATAGAAAGCTCTAAAAATGGCGATAAACGACGTAGGAAAATTGTCAAAGAGATTGAAAAATTTGGACTTTATCGTGTTCAAAAATCAGTCTTTTGTGGATCTATTGACAATAACCGCCTTGAAGAACTCAAACTTTTTTCTGAAGGAGTAGCAGATCCTAAACTTGATAAAGTTTATATATTTCCTATGTGCCAAACTGATTATGATAATGTAATTATGATAGGACAGCCCTTTGATAAAGATCTCGTTTCAGATGAAAAATCAGAATTATTTTTTTGA
- the cas4 gene encoding CRISPR-associated protein Cas4 encodes MEYWYCPRFIYFMEILKIRQYEEKRLKVNLGREIHDKKASQPEYLRKKLGVIKQEKSVYLSDSDQGICGIIDELLFLEDGSITFIDFKFAEQGDKYKTQFYQGVFYSLLIAKNYSFKPEKFYIVYTRSSTEPIEFCIKSKDVDKMLVTIQEVHYILKNGFYPKATNYKVRCNDCTYGNICSK; translated from the coding sequence ATGGAATATTGGTACTGCCCAAGATTTATCTATTTTATGGAAATTCTGAAAATTAGACAATATGAAGAAAAAAGGCTTAAGGTTAATCTTGGTCGTGAGATTCATGACAAAAAAGCATCCCAACCAGAGTATCTGAGAAAGAAACTTGGTGTAATAAAACAAGAAAAATCTGTTTATCTATCAGATTCAGATCAAGGTATATGTGGAATTATAGATGAGTTACTTTTTCTCGAAGATGGCTCAATTACTTTTATTGATTTTAAATTTGCTGAACAAGGAGATAAATATAAAACTCAATTTTATCAAGGTGTGTTTTATTCGTTACTGATTGCAAAAAACTATAGTTTTAAACCAGAAAAATTTTATATTGTATATACTCGTTCATCTACTGAACCAATTGAGTTTTGCATTAAATCTAAAGATGTCGATAAAATGCTTGTAACTATACAAGAAGTTCATTATATTCTAAAGAACGGATTTTATCCAAAGGCAACTAACTACAAAGTAAGATGTAATGATTGTACCTATGGGAATATTTGTTCGAAGTGA